One window of the Micromonas commoda chromosome 9, complete sequence genome contains the following:
- a CDS encoding hypothetical protein (expressed putative uncharacterized protein) → MSIVASVIAPTAPVVASVPRAPVARHVPLPSQKVARGPAHRGLVVARGGEISWDEADEILTLDLGGEHADIQVDVKDKWTAEVMVKAPDRPGLLNDVCAALNDNNLHVVGAEITTVEGKGENKFVVKLPEECPVTFGEGDSFFDDEGELCGTMMAKVRAVVVEAALKSWSEGAVAKKPQYIPPEESKVEAKVTATVVETSLTKTGQCVVISMEATDRKGLLNAITSALRKLNCEVLSGSVATKDGIANNRLVIAAPSNMKSEKIRLAVEALVK, encoded by the exons ATGTCGATTGTCGCGTCCGTCATCGCGCCAACCGCCCCGGTCGTGGCGTCcgtgccccgcgcccccgtcgcacGTCATGTCCCTTTGCCGTCACAAAAAGTCGCGAGGGGCCCCGCGCATCGCGGCCTCGTGGTCGCCCGTGGCGGCGAGATTTCCTGGGATGAGGCTGATGAGATCCTCACACTCGA TCTCGGTGGCGAGCATGCCGACATCCAGGTCGACGTGAAGGATAAATGGACGGCCGAGGTTATGGTCAAGGCGCCCGACCGTCCCGGCCTGCTGAACGAcgtctgcgccgcgctcaacgaCAACaacctccacgtcgtcggagcGGAGATCACCACCGTGGAGGGCAAGGGAGAAAACAAGTTTGTGGTCAAGCTCCCGGAGGAGTGCCCGGTGACGTTCGGGGAGGGCGACTCGTTCTTCGATGACGAGGGCGAGTTGTGCGGCACCATGATGGCCAAagtgcgcgccgtcgtcgtcgaggcggcgctcaagtcgtggtccgagggcgccgtcgccaagaaGCCCCAGTACATCCCGCCCGAGGAATCCAAGGTTGAGGCCAAGGTGACCGCGACGGTCGTGGAGACGTCGCTGACCAAGACGGGCCAGTGCGTGGTCATAAGCATGGAGGCGACGGACAGGAAGGGGCTCCTCAACGCCATCACCTCGGCGCTCAGGAAGCTGAACTGCGAGGTGCTCAGCGGGAGTGTCGCCACCAAAGACGGAATCGCAAACAACCGGctcgtcatcgcggcgccgagcaaCATGAAGAGCGAGAAGATCCGACTGGCTGTCGAGGCGCTGGTGAAATGA
- a CDS encoding predicted protein translates to MRGDMLSVRALSAIAILALLSPPVVRPVAAGGVIAPTRGVTDRVLEDVGHDGVGQASTPTASQGNAASWVRKALRPKLVDINLDDAKADGGALGSSSRPASGIKDLPADAVAVDVRFDYVVPDTNIEGTTGRPDTLIACKSFLVHPESVDPYGGELDHFKDLGADPDLDRRGGEDVAARNVNIVAIEPMPGMHHVHHMHLHVCSDDSKSWARHRRTFEDALDPGFDELGTTPARGDKPLYCAPPSWDRGSGCHGTAWTFLPGQNGVLFPEGVGMRIGDGPLDLRRLILEVHYDKANEYPRVRDRSGIRLWTVPRDDAVVHRAGVFSVADPFARLPQSLPPGEKKVTYDTFCPPGCTKRFETNMNVFASMTHAHLRARRVVTSVGTPDARTGEVPDDAWRSVVNDDGSGTATGHFSHEDQKFVPVDFTVKAGDSLKTSCIYDTSADNAPIPFGPSTQDEMCMQVFLYWPKQYTFLCGYYGDQAYWCGDAGMFVPKDGSDRQYHSEACHVEAGQSCDDRNKELGFPLKDAPDKGEPITFLTR, encoded by the coding sequence ATGAGAGGCGATATGCTCAGCGTTCGCGCGCTCTCGGCCATCGCGATATTGGCGCTGCTCTCCCCACCCGTGGTGAGGCCcgtggcggcgggcggcgtcatcgcgcccaCCCGCGGTGTAACCGATCGGGTGTTGGAAGACGTCGGCCATGATGGCGTCGGCcaggcgtcgacgcccacCGCTTCGCAGGgcaacgcggcgtcgtgggtCCGAAAGGCGCTTCGTCCCAAGCTCGTGGACATCAACctggacgacgccaaggccgacggcggcgccctcgggtcctcgtcgcggcccgCGAGCGGCATCAAAGATCTcccggccgacgccgtcgccgtggacgtgAGGTTCGACTACGTCGTCCCGGACACCAACATCGAGGGCACCACCGGGCGGCCGGACACCCTCATCGCGTGCAAGTCGTTCCTGGTCCACCCCGAGAGCGTCGACCCGTACGGCGGGGAGCTCGACCATTTCAAGGATCTGGGCGCCGATCCCGACCTGGACCggaggggcggcgaggacgtcgccgcgcgaaaCGTCAACATCGTCGCCATCGAACCCATGCCCGGCATGCACCACGTGCACCACATGCACCTGCACGTGTGCAGCGACGACTCCAAGTCCTGGGCGAGGCACAGGCGCAcgttcgaggacgcgctggaCCCTGGGTTCGACGAGTTGGGGACGactccggcgcggggcgacaAGCCGCTGTACTGCGCGCCCCCGAGCTGGGACCGGGGAAGCGGGTGCCACGGCACCGCGTGGACGTTCCTCCCCGGGCAGAACGGCGTCTTGttccccgagggcgtcggcatGAGAATCGGCGACGGCCCGTTGGACCTGCGACGACTGATCCTGGAGGTGCACTACGACAAGGCGAACGAGTACCCGAGGGTGAGGGACCGCAGCGGCATCCGGCTGTGGACGGTGCccagggacgacgccgtcgtgcaCCGCGCCGGGGTCTTCTCCGTGGCGGACCCGTTCGCGCGTTTGCCCCAGAGTTTGCCCCCGGGCGAGAAGAAGGTGACGTACGACACGTTCTGCCCGCCGGGGTGCACGAAACGCTTCGAGACGAACATGAACGTCTTCGCGTCGATGACCCACGCGCACCTCAGGGCGAGGCGCGTGGTGACCTCCGTGGGTACCCCGGACGCACGTACCGGGGAGGtgccggacgacgcgtggcGATCCGtggtgaacgacgacggcagcgggacggcgacggggcacTTCTCCCACGAGGACCAAAAGTTTGTCCCCGTGGATTTCACGGTCAAAGCGGGGGACTCGCTGAAGACGTCGTGCATCTACGACACCAGCGCCGATAACGCGCCCATCCCGTTCGGGCCCTCGACGCAGGACGAGATGTGCATGCAGGTGTTCCTGTACTGGCCGAAGCAGTACACGTTCCTCTGCGGGTACTACGGCGATCAGGCGTACTGGTGCGGGGACGCGGGTATGTTCGTGCCCAAGGATGGGAGCGACAGGCAGTACCACTCGGAGGCGTGCCACGTGGAGGCTGGTCAGTCGTGCGACGACCGAAACAAGGAGCTGGGGTTCCCGCTGAAGGACGCGCCAGACAAGGGCGAACCGATCACGTTTCTCACGCGATGA
- a CDS encoding predicted protein has translation MRAWTRDTALAALEPVDLRWTVGDDVPPVGRGLRNLGNSCFLNSILQALTHTAPLAKLCLARRHTANCALTNAREPCAFCIIERHAIAPEEVFGNLRLLARHFVRGRQEDAHELLRLSLEAMDDSCLANCGRPSARRGGHRGQSSVVFDPETGARLAPPTAVERIFQGKFRNLVRCARCGHESKTYDPFLDVSLELPGREDRSSHGGGYGPGYLRGSGSARGSVESALKNFTEEERLEGENAYRCERCKDLCPATKRLTIHEAPAILVVHLKRFDHYGGKINSPVDFTERLTLGGHMSEDAEEAGPAYRLYAMVTHSGNDAIASFYGAATNASDDEWYLCDDSSVRRVNRADVFDEQAYVLFYERDEE, from the exons atgcgcgcgtggacgcgcgataccgcgctcgccgcgctcgagcccgtcgaTCTTCGCTGgaccgtcggcgacgacgtcccgccCGTCGGCCGCGGGCTCCGCAACCTCGGCAACTCGTGCTTCCTCAACTCCATCCTCCAGGCGCTGACCCacacggcgccgctcgccaaGCTCTGCCTCGCCCGCCGTCACACCGCCAACTGCGCTCtcacgaacgcgcgcgagccgtgCGCCTTCTGCATCATCGAGCGGCAC gccatcgcgcccgaggaggtcTTCGGCAACCTCCGCCTGCTCGCGAGGCACTTCGTGCGGGGCAGGCAGGaggacgcgcacgagctcctgcgcctgtcgctggaggcgatggacgacTCGTGCCTGGCCAACTGCGGcaggccgtcggcgcgcagggGCGGGCACAGGGGCCAGTCGTCCGTGGTGTTCGACCcggagacgggcgcgcggctcgcaccgccgacggcggtggagcgAATCTTCCAGGGGAAGTTTCGGAACCTGGTCAGGTGCGCGAGGTGCGGGCACGAGAGCAAAACGTATGACCCGTTTTTGGACGTGTCGCTCGAGCTGCCGGGCCGCGAGGATCGATCgagccacggcggcggctacgggcCGGGGTACCTGCGGGGTtccgggagcgcgcgcgggagcgtGGAGTCGGCGCTGAAGAActtcaccgaggaggagaggctCGAGGGTGAGAACGCGTACAGGTGCGAGCGGTGCAAAGATCTGTGCCCGGCGACGAAGCGCCTCACCATCCACGAGGCTCCCGCCATCCTCGTGGTCCACCTGAAGCGTTTCGACCACTACGGCGGGAAGATCAACTCCCCCGTGGACTTCACCGAGCGACTCACCCTGGGCGGTCACATGtccgaggatgccgaggaaGCCGGGCCCGCGTACCGGCTCTACGCGATGGTGACCCACTCGGGC aacgacgcgatcgccagCTTCTACGGCGcagcgacgaacgcgagcgacgacgagtggtACCTGTGCGACGACTCCAGCGTTCGAAGGGTGAACCGCGCGGATGTTTTCGACGAGCAGGCGTACGTCCTCTTTTACGAGcgagacgaggag
- a CDS encoding predicted protein: MPSLHDRHVYIDTGYDRQEHDFYENLFMSEKIVDGHVKLALPTVESSEDEEEAWSKWEAANHRRYQHEKELARRSGRSPSGSSSKSPSMSGILRQKKRPESPVGRRGPRARNDPSYAALLDRRDQNTRKVWEAKMKAGDDDEETTRGRSPGKLGSKTKTPSKAFDSSDDENYPSAGGSGSGSRGRSRQRGGIVREALAAQLAESRQHLATTGGYSPTDLAPRLAGAVPAPSPRRRPSSAPRSNASPGSSLVVPRATYSRDYSQSPGRRSSDGTCVPEDDEIAFGRHATFEGRAARERRREALGIPKPSRRPSNATTTFDPPRLHTASRPREREENRAAEEEAWRRRAMVDYVVRTAVGYGVDGEPRATHWDDPMLAAAEQAAANVREATGDEDAARAAARRAAAAAAALVNAAGGGHSPTTRHVSRHAAPRLALPPPADDGSDDSGSEYGDFERELAIAGGQRGALAVSAARKPPAAHPRVEPRRHSRQNSRPSSASRQNSRPSSAGRFLRSGKGGAGMSRGRSVAAMEEEVDPAHAARLRESLENANGIAQARALAEKAEREARVGMAAVAARHRAAERAERSLRSSPVKSAVKQALGARLAESRRYVAAHKTPARSRLEDRPDFDLNFTARRSEETPGREAFSPIAVRYPDGSPGASFNVADEAAAARARARELALEAAAAAEAAEAANRRLAAAEMSVVRVRNKRVPVFDPRTRYRGTPGGTPGGGGSAGKRHGLSLVRESLGSFL; the protein is encoded by the exons ATGCCGTCGTTACACGACCGTCATGTCTACATAGACACGGGATACGATCGTCAGGAGCAC GACTTCTACGAGAACTTGTTCATGTCGGAGAAGATCGTGGACGGCCACGTCAAGCTCGCGCTG CCCACGGTCGAGTCcagcgaggacgaggaggaagcgTGGAGCAAGTGGGAGGCCGCCAACCACCGGCGGTACCAGCACGAGAAGGAACTGGCGCGCAGGAGCGGACGATCGCCGAGCGGGTCATCGTCCAAGTCCCCGTCCATGTCGGGCATCCTCAGGCAGAAGAAGAGGCCCGAGTCGCCGGTGGGTAGGCGGGGACCGAGGGCGCGAAACGACccgtcgtacgcggcgctgctcgatCGCCGAGACCAGAACACGCGGAAGGTGTGGGAGGCGAAGATGAaggccggggacgacgacgaggaaacGACGCGGGGAAGGTCGCCGGGGAAGCTCGGCTCCAAGACGAAAACCCCCTCGAAAGCCTTCGactcctccgacgacgagaactacccgagcgcgggtggatcgggctcgggctcgcgcgGACGATCAAGGCAGCGGGGGGGCATcgtgcgcgaggcgctcgccgcgcagctcgcggaaTCGCGCCAGCACCTGGCCACGACGGGGGGGTACAGCCCGACGGATCTCGccccccgcctcgccggcgcggtaccggcgccgtcgccccgaaggcgcccctcctccgcgcccagGTCCAACGCGTCCCCCGGGAGTTctctcgtcgtcccccgcgccacgTACTCGCGTGACTACTCGCAATCCCCCGGGCGGCGATCGTCCGACGGCACGTGCGTcccggaggatgacgagatCGCGTTTGGCCGTCACGCCACCTTCGAgggtcgcgccgctcgcgagcgtcggcgcgaggcgctcggcatACCCAAACCGTCCAGGCGTCCGTCGAACgccacgacgacgttcgACCCCCCGCGTTTACACACCgcgtcccgtccccgcgagcgcgaggagaacagggcggcggaggaggaggcgtggCGAAGGCGGGCGATGGTCGATTACGTCGTTCGCACAGCCGTCGGgtacggcgtcgacggcgaaccGAGGGCGACGCACTGGGACGACCccatgctcgccgccgcggaacaggcggcggcgaacgtgAGGGAAGCGacgggggacgaggacgcggcgagggcggcggcgcggcgggcggcggcggcggcggcggcgctggtcaacgcggcgggcggggggcactcgccgacgacgcgccacGTGTCCCGACACGCCGCTCCGCGCCtggcgctcccgccgccggcggatgACGGATCCGACGACTCCGGGAGCGAATACGGGGATTTCGAGCGGGAGCTggcgatcgcgggcgggcaacgcggcgcgctcgccgtcagcgccgcgaggaagcccccggcggcgcacccgcgtgtggagccgcggcgacacTCTCGGCAAAACTCTCGACCATCCTCCGCCTCTCGGCAAAACTCTCGACCATCCTCCGCGGGGCGGTTCCTCCGTTCGggcaagggcggcgccggcatgAGCCGCGGTCGatcggtcgccgcgatggaggaggaggtcgacccggcgcacgcggcgcgtcTGCGCGAGAGCCTCGAGAACGCCAACGGCATCGCGCAGGCGAGGGCACTCGCGGAGAAAGCCGAGCGGGAGGCGAGGGTGGGAatggccgccgtcgccgcgcggcatCGAGCGGCGGAACGGGCGGAGCGTTCACTCAGGTCATCCCCGGTGAAGAGCGCCGTGAAGCAGGCGCTGGgggcgcggctcgcggaATCCCGGCggtacgtcgcggcgcacaagaccccggcgcgctcgcggctcgAGGACAGGCCGGACTTTGACCTCAACTTCACGGCGCGTCGGTCCGAAGAGACGCCGGGCCGCGAGGCGTTTTCCCCGATCGCCGTGCGTTACCCCGACGGctcccccggcgcgtcgttcaacgtggcggacgaggccgccgcggcgagggcgagggcgcgggagctcgcgctggaggctgccgcggcggctgaggcgGCTGAGGCGGCGAACAGgcggttggcggcggcggagatgagcgtcgttcgcgtccgtaATAAGCGCGTGCCGGTGTTCgacccgaggacgaggtACCGCGGCACCCCGGGCGGCAccccgggcgggggcgggagcGCGGGTAAGAGGCACGGGCTCAGCTTGGTGCGCGAGAGCCTCGGGTCGTTTTTGTGA
- a CDS encoding predicted protein, with protein MIAIASAVAIAPRVWASVGSNGRVARAIQTRAPQKITIGATERRTSVVAASGKGFFSEPTNDGATMFRFYDENDAAAKAAAKAAHEAATGKKDEPEPEPEKPKAAEAAKPKAVEASKPAAKKEDKPAAKKEDKKATGAEDDALTSAMNDWIAALPEKAREKLVGDLSKCETEEEEWTVLVASAKADTTKVREKQKEVLIAEAAKKGFK; from the coding sequence ATgatcgccatcgcgtcggccgtggccatcgcgccccgcgtctGGGCCTCCGTCGGCTCGaacggtcgcgtcgcgcgcgcgatccaaACGCGTGCCCCTCAGAAAATTACGATCGGGGCGACCGAGAGGAGGACatcggtcgtcgcggcgtcgggcaaGGGCTTCTTCTCCGAGCCCacgaacgacggcgcgaccaTGTTCCGCTTCTATGATGAGAACGAtgcggcggccaaggctgccgcgaaggctgcgcatgaggccgcgacggggaagaaggacgagcccgagcccgagcccgagaagcccaaggctgccgaggctgccaagcCCAAGGCTGTCGAGGCAtccaagcccgcggcgaagaaggaggacaagcccgcggcgaagaaggaggacaagaaggccaccggcgccgaggacgatgcgctgacgagcgcgatgaacgactggatcgcggcgctcccaGAGAAAGCCCGCGAGAAGCTCGTGGGCGACCTGTCCAAATGCGAGactgaggaggaggagtggACGGTGCTGGTGGCGAGCGCCAAGGCGGACACCACCAAAGTCCGGGAGAAACAGAAGGAGGtgctcatcgccgaggctgcgaagaagGGTTTCAAGTGA
- a CDS encoding predicted protein has translation MAPVNPVEESEVKLSQNGSASGHAESPKGSPVAGGPGASSDPVTWASTNNLQDLVAPPDLHAYNSAVGGSGHAASAYNDSNYEGTSDEDRDSNRPGTYEFLKYNTRHLTAEVLFCSSMGNLRRLKMVLNKAGKTIRDENYADYDKRTPLHIAASDGSVFVTNWLLEQGVDVNPLDRWLMTPLEGAVFGDHQDIVQMLVNAGGMIMDRTTKTLVPLEESHLASASEAKPVLTADLMAWEIPDDELTERTEIGAGAFGVVMKTRWRGTIVAMKQLHRHLHHDEVAKAEFRTELKLMRQLHHPHIVQFLGTSVEPTTGLVSLIFEFMHSGSLDQLFRKAQVPLSKGHALELALDVARGMSYLHGRKPQPVIHRDLKPGNLMLTRANRLKIGDFGLSKTLSVRNKMPTDIDQNFTMTGETGSYRYMAPEVFRHEFYGPAVDVYASSMIFYQLFCFRQPFYGINPVDAAKMASIDALRPTMSKNLMPPDLARVIRLMWDPDDQRRPTFPQIIQILEPLAEKYQQEDKEIAAGGKCCVIQ, from the coding sequence ATGGCGCCCGTTAATCCGGTCGAGGAGAGCGAGGTGAAGCTGTCGCAGAATGGCAGCGCGAGCGGTCACGCCGAGTCCCCGAAGGgatcccccgtcgccggcggtccGGGGGCCTCCAGCGACCCGGTCACGTGGGCGAGCACCAACAATTTGCAGGACCTGGTCGCGCCCCCCGACCTGCACGCGTACAAcagcgcggtgggcggctCCGGACACGCCGCCAGCGCGTACAACGATTCAAACTACGAAGGAAcctccgacgaggaccggGACTCCAACAGGCCGGGGACGTACGAGTTCCTCAAGTACAACACCAGGCATCTCACCGCGGAGGTTCTCTTCTGCTCGTCCATGGGTAACCTTCGAAGGCTGAAGATGGTGCTGAACAAAGCGGGTAAGACCATCAGGGACGAGAACTACGCCGACTACGATAAGCGCACGCCCCTccacatcgccgcgagcgacgggtcGGTGTTCGTCACCAACTGGCTCCTGGAGCAGGGGGTGGACGTAAACCCCCTGGACCGATGGTTGATGACGCCGCTGGAAGGAGCGGTGTTCGGGGACCACCAGGACATCGTGCAGATGTTGGTCAATGCTGGTGGGATGATCATGGATAGGACGACGAAAACGTTGGTGCCGCTCGAGGAGTCTcacctcgcgagcgcgagcgaggccAAGCCCGTGCTCACCGCCGACTTGATGGCGTGGGAGAttcccgacgacgagttgACGGAGCGGACGGagatcggcgcgggtgcgttCGGGGTGGTGATGAAGACGAGGTGGCGGGGCACGATCGTGGCGATGAAGCAGCTGCACAGGCACCTGCACCACGACGAggtggccaaggcggagTTCCGCACCGAGCTGAAGCTCATGCGGCAGCTGCACCATCCCCACATCGTGCAGTTCCTCGGGACCTCGGTGGAGCCCACCACCGGCTTGGTGTCGCTCATCTTCGAGTTCATGCACTCGGGTTCCCTGGATCAGCTATTCCGCAAGGCCCAGGTACCGCTGTCCAAGgggcacgcgctcgagctggcGCTGGACGTGGCCAGGGGGATGAGCTACCTGCACGGGAGGAAACCCCAGCCGGTGATTCACCGCGACTTGAAGCCCGGAAACCTGATGCTCACGCGCGCGAACAGGCTCAAGATTGGCGACTTCGGCCTGTCCAAGACGCTCTCGGTGAGGAACAAGATGCCCACCGACATCGACCAGAACTTCACCATGACTGGGGAGACGGGTTCGTACAGGTACATGGCCCCCGAGGTTTTCAGGCACGAGTTTTACGGCCCGGCGGTTGACGTGTACGCGTCGTCCATGATCTTCTACCAGCTCTTCTGCTTCCGCCAGCCGTTCTACGGCATCAACCCGGTGGATGCGGCGAAGATGGCGTCGATCGATGCGCTTCGTCCCACGATGAGCAAGAACCTCATGCCCCCGGACCTCGCCCGGGTCATTCGGCTCATGTGGGACCCCGACGATCAGAGGCGGCCGACGTTCCCGCAGATCATCCAGATCCTCGAGCCGCTGGCGGAGAAGTACCAGCAGGAGGACaaggagatcgccgcgggggggaAGTGCTGCGTGATCCAGTGa
- the TOC86 gene encoding chloroplast envelope protein translocase family (outer chloroplast membrane translocase (import) Toc(IAP)86) — MADSTDDEEYEYDEQASVSEDYPDESEDEQSEDVEEEEDEPEPAPAPAAPTVSASAAPFVPASQAAPAPPAPAPAPTPPAPGANPTAQVSDPTEIRALQALNLMATGVMTRDLALVEGARSAAEFAARVRSIADAQPAPSRPSDEAVRRLTTDLAPLAARLGKFQTRPNDAMAEPADFDRSAEPAAAVPTPAPATSSAAPTLPVPARVAQPPPPVVPEDELSADPGDKEAMTAAKLQSLRVNLLRIATRLGQSPRNTVVAQVIYRLELAEQLKSGKKQPAAPAGRGSTTSFDRAVALAERKEKNDGADSDLGFTCTILLLGKSGTGKSSTINSLLGENTAAADAFRAETKKVRMVEHKMHGMTLRLIDTPGLQPSSSDISYNSKIMADAKRFTRRHKPDIVLYFDRMDQPARVDLADLPLLKTITATFGASVWFNAIVVLTHGSSAPPDGQNGQPISYEMYFAQRSHVVQQIIRQAAGDMRLMNPVALAENHPMCRTNRAGERVLPNGQVWMPQLLLLCFASKILTEANSLLNLQEQNAKAAKAAAQQQKVPPLPFLLSNLITSRKPFKLVGDDDDEYDDASDIILGAPSPYDVPKDQQEEMLPPKQVAVPAPDPQLPPSFDGESVGHRYRFLEPTSQWMVRPIVEAHGWDHESGIEGFSVDKGFVVFNKHPGNMSGQLTKDKKDSNVGFEGGVSVHHTKKLVTTTGVDVQTVGKQLAYTARGETRWKFCAVNKIAAGLSASLVGGALALGTKLENRWKVTPGAKLVVSAGAVSANKDVAYGGNCEAILRHSDDPGNPNSSTVGMSFMNWRGDVALGGNAMSSITLGRDTQLTARANLNSRGAGQLTLRATTNERLQLASLGLVPLLAALIGRIRGD; from the coding sequence ATGGCCGACTCCACGGACGACGAAGAGTACGAGTACGACGAGCAGGCGTCGGTGTCCGAGGACTACCCCGACGAGTCCGAAGATGAGCAGTCCGAGGatgtcgaggaggaggaggatgagcccgagccggcgccggcgcccgccgctcccaccgtctccgcgtccgccgcgccgttcgtaCCGGCGTCGCAGGctgcccccgcgccccccgcgccggctcccgcgccgacgccccccgcTCCAGGTGCGAACCCGACCGCGCAGGTCTCCGACCCGACCGAGATCCGCGCGCTGCAGGCCCTCAACCTCATGGCCACCGGCGTCATGACGAGGGACCTCGCCCtggtcgagggcgcgcgatccgcggccgagttcgccgcgagggtgcgctccatcgcggacgcccagcccgcgccgtcgcgcccctccgacgaggcggtgcgACGGCTGACGACCGatctcgcgcccctcgccgcccgcctcgggAAATTCCAAACCCGACCAAACGACGCGATGGCTGAACCCGCCGACTTCGATCGATCCGcagagcccgccgccgccgttccaaCGCCGGCCCCCGCGACttcatccgccgcgcccacgcttccggtgcccgcgcgcgtcgcgcagccCCCACCGCCCGTGGTTCCCGAGGATGAGCTCAGCGCCGACCCCGGGGACAAGGaggcgatgaccgcggcgaaACTCCAGAGCCTGCGCGTGAACCTCCTGaggatcgcgacgcgtctgGGGCAGAGCCCGCGGAACACCGTCGTGGCGCAGGTGATTTACCGCCTagagctcgccgagcagctCAAGAGCGGCAAGAAgcagcccgccgcgcccgccggccgAGGGTCGACGACTTCGTTtgatcgcgccgtcgctctcgcCGAGCGAAAGGAGAAGAACGACGGGGCCGACTCCGACCTGGGTTTCACGTGCACCATCCTGCTCCTGGGCAAGTCCGGCACCGGCAAGTCCTCCACGATCAACTCTCTGTTGGGAGagaacaccgccgcggcggatgcgttcAGGGCGGAGACCAAGAAGGTTCGCATGGTTGAGCACAAGATGCACGGCATGACCCTCAGGCTCATCGACACGCCCGGCCTCCagccctcctcctccgacatCTCCTACAACTCCAAGATCATGGCCGACGCCAAGAGGTTCACCAGGAGGCACAAGCCCGACATCGTCCTCTACTTTGACCGCATGGACCagcccgctcgcgtcgacctcgcggacCTGCCCCTACTCAAGACGATCACCGCCACcttcggcgcgtccgtctgGTTCAACGCCATCGTGGTGCTCACGCACGGCTCCTCCGCCCCACCCGACGGGCAGAACGGCCAACCCATCTCCTACGAGATGTACTTTGCGCAGAGGTCGCACGTGGTGCAGCAGATCATCCGccaggcggcgggcgacatGCGGCTGATGAACCCcgtcgcgctggcggagaACCACCCGATGTGTCGCACCAACCGCGCGGGTGAGCGCGTCCTGCCCAACGGCCAGGTGTGGATGCCCCAGCTCCTGCTCCTGTGCTTCGCGAGCAAGATCCTCACGGAGGCGAACTCGCTCCTCAACCTCCAGGAGCAgaacgccaaggctgccaaggctgccgcgcaGCAGCAGAAGGTTCCCCCGCTTCCCTTCCTCCTCTCCAACCTCATCACCAGCCGCAAACCCTTCAAGCtcgtgggcgacgacgacgacgagtacgacgacgcctcggacatcatcctcggcgcgccgtccccgtaCGACGTCCCCAAGGACCAGCAGGAGGAGATGCTGCCCCCGAAGCAGGTggcggtgcccgcgccggaTCCCCAGCTTCCCCCGTCATTCGACGGCGAGAGCGTCGGTCACAGGTACAGGTTCCTCGAGCCCACGTCCCAGTGGATGGTTCGGCCCATCGTGGAGGCTCACGGTTGGGACCACGAGAGCGGCATCGAGGGGTTCAGCGTCGACAAGGGCTTCGTCGTCTTCAACAAGCACCCGGGCAACATGTCCGGCCAGCTGACcaaggacaagaaggacagcaacgtcgggttcgagggcggcgtctcCGTGCATCACACCAAGAAGTTGGTCACCACGACGGGGGTGGATGTCCAGACGGTTGGCAAGCAACTCGCCTACACCGCCAGGGGAGAGACGCGGTGGAAATTTTGCGCCGTCAacaagatcgccgcgggtctcTCAGCGTCcctcgtgggcggcgcgctggcgctgggTACCAAGCTCGAGAACCGCTGGAAGGTCACCCCGGGCGCCAAGCTGGTGGTGTCCGCGGGTGCGGTGTCGGCGAACAAGGATGTCGCGTACGGCGGTAACTGCGAGGCGATTCTCCGTCACTCGGACGACCCGGGTAACCCCAACAGCAGCACGGTGGGGATGTCGTTCATGAactggcgcggcgacgtcgcgctgggAGGTAACGCCATGTCGTCCATCACCCTCGGCAGGGACACCCagctcaccgcgcgcgccaacctCAACTCGCGAGGCGCCGGGCAGCTCACCCTCAGGGCGACCACGAACGAGAGGCTTCagctcgcgtccctcggctTGGTGCccctgctcgccgcgctcatcggccGCATCAGGGGAGACTAA